A window from Mesorhizobium sp. WSM2240 encodes these proteins:
- a CDS encoding methyltransferase domain-containing protein, producing MTVVDRWRPETAAGGYTRDDEAVEFYTRINALVKSDMVVVDLGAGRGSRYDGQSAEFRQRFCNFHGRVKRVIGLDVDPVVLNHPHLDEAHVIKPGGRLPLDDDSIDIIICEWVIEHIQHPKEFAREINRVLKPGGWLCALTPNRLGYVGIGNMIVPETVKDRLMRLVWPERPKEDAFPTFYRMNSLDSIRQAFEGKNWSHHGYISNGTPKYHGGKAVGFAFISLLQWMMPPPMRTNLMVFSRKRP from the coding sequence ATGACTGTAGTTGACCGGTGGCGGCCGGAGACAGCAGCCGGGGGATATACGCGGGACGATGAAGCCGTAGAATTCTATACGCGCATCAACGCGCTCGTGAAATCAGATATGGTTGTCGTCGATCTTGGCGCAGGACGCGGCTCTCGTTACGACGGCCAGAGCGCTGAGTTCCGCCAACGGTTCTGCAATTTTCATGGCCGCGTGAAACGGGTGATCGGGCTCGATGTCGACCCGGTTGTCCTGAACCATCCGCATCTCGACGAGGCGCATGTCATCAAGCCAGGCGGCCGTCTGCCGCTGGACGATGACAGCATCGACATTATCATCTGCGAATGGGTGATCGAACATATCCAACACCCGAAGGAGTTCGCACGGGAGATCAATCGCGTTCTGAAGCCTGGCGGTTGGCTCTGTGCACTTACGCCGAACCGCCTTGGCTATGTGGGAATAGGCAATATGATCGTGCCCGAGACGGTCAAGGATCGCTTGATGCGGCTGGTATGGCCCGAGCGGCCAAAGGAAGATGCGTTTCCGACATTCTACCGCATGAACTCCCTGGACAGCATTCGCCAGGCTTTCGAAGGAAAGAACTGGTCGCATCACGGCTACATTTCCAATGGCACCCCAAAATATCACGGCGGCAAGGCGGTTGGCTTTGCCTTCATCTCGCTGCTTCAATGGATGATGCCACCCCCGATGCGCACCAATCTGATGGTGTTTTCACGAAAGCGCCCATAG
- the ruvA gene encoding Holliday junction branch migration protein RuvA, giving the protein MIGKLKGTLDEIDEDHCIVDVHGVGYVAFCPARTLAALPSPGEAVTLFIETYVREDMIRLYGFRTALEREWFRMLMNNVQGVGAKVALAILSTLAPSDLANAIALRDIATVSRAPGVGKKVAERIVTELKNKAPVFAGTASGTIGLKQELGEGVAPAPVADAVSALTNLGYSRDIAANAVAAAMKSAGDGADSARLIRLGLKELAR; this is encoded by the coding sequence ATGATCGGCAAGCTCAAAGGCACGCTCGACGAGATCGACGAGGACCACTGCATCGTCGACGTGCATGGCGTCGGCTATGTCGCCTTCTGCCCGGCGCGCACGCTTGCCGCCCTGCCCTCGCCCGGCGAGGCGGTGACGCTTTTCATCGAGACCTATGTGCGCGAGGACATGATCCGGCTCTACGGCTTCCGGACCGCGCTGGAGCGTGAGTGGTTCCGCATGCTGATGAACAATGTGCAGGGCGTTGGCGCCAAAGTGGCGCTGGCGATCCTGTCGACGCTCGCTCCTTCCGACCTCGCGAATGCGATCGCGCTGAGGGACATCGCCACGGTTTCCCGGGCGCCGGGCGTGGGGAAGAAGGTCGCCGAGCGCATCGTCACCGAACTGAAGAACAAGGCGCCGGTTTTTGCCGGAACGGCGTCGGGAACGATCGGGCTGAAGCAGGAGCTTGGCGAGGGCGTTGCACCGGCGCCGGTCGCCGACGCGGTCTCGGCGCTTACCAATCTCGGCTATTCACGCGATATCGCGGCGAATGCGGTCGCGGCAGCGATGAAAAGCGCAGGCGACGGCGCGGATTCGGCCAGGCTGATAAGGCTGGGGTTGAAGGAACTGGCGCGGTGA
- the ruvC gene encoding crossover junction endodeoxyribonuclease RuvC codes for MNGAIRILGIDPGLRRTGWGVVETLGNSLRFVASGTVRSDEKASLAVRLCQLHEGLSEILRAQLPHEAAVEATFVNRDAAATLKLGQARGVAMLVPALAGLAVAEYAPNAVKKAVIGVGHGDKKQIAMMVKVLMPKAIFDSEDAADALAIAICHAHHRQSAVFKLAALAG; via the coding sequence ATGAACGGCGCGATTCGCATCTTAGGCATCGATCCCGGGCTTCGGCGCACCGGCTGGGGCGTCGTCGAGACGCTCGGCAATTCGCTGCGTTTCGTTGCTTCGGGCACCGTGCGCTCCGATGAGAAGGCTTCGCTGGCGGTGCGGCTCTGTCAGCTGCATGAGGGTCTCTCCGAGATATTGCGCGCCCAACTGCCGCATGAAGCGGCGGTCGAGGCGACCTTCGTAAATCGGGACGCGGCCGCCACGCTGAAGCTCGGCCAGGCGCGCGGCGTTGCCATGCTGGTGCCGGCGCTCGCCGGCCTCGCTGTCGCCGAATATGCGCCGAATGCCGTCAAGAAGGCGGTGATCGGCGTCGGCCATGGCGACAAGAAGCAGATCGCCATGATGGTGAAGGTGCTGATGCCCAAGGCAATCTTCGACAGCGAGGATGCCGCCGACGCGCTGGCGATCGCCATCTGCCATGCGCATCATCGGCAAAGCGCGGTGTTCAAGCTGGCGGCGCTCGCGGGGTGA
- the ruvB gene encoding Holliday junction branch migration DNA helicase RuvB, which translates to MNTAPRLVSSDPRGEDADATLRPQTLDEFVGQAAARANLKVFVEAAKGRGEALDHVLFVGPPGLGKTTLAQIMARELGVNFRSTSGPVIAKAGDLAALLTNLEERDVLFIDEIHRLSPAVEEILYPAMEDYQLDLIIGEGPAARSVKIDLAKFTLVAATTRLGLLTNPLRDRFGIPVRLNFYSIKELEMIVRRGARILGMPLGDDGALEIARRARGTPRIAGRLLRRVRDFASVAGAGHVSRKVADEALTRLEVDALGLDQLDRRYLSMIAQNFGGGPVGIETIAAGLSEPRDAIEDIIEPYLIQQGFIQRTPRGRVLTANAWKHLGLEAPKDLAIQQISLFEDD; encoded by the coding sequence ATGAACACCGCCCCCCGCCTCGTCTCTTCCGACCCGCGCGGCGAAGACGCCGACGCGACGCTGCGCCCGCAGACACTCGACGAATTCGTCGGGCAGGCGGCGGCGCGGGCCAACCTGAAGGTCTTCGTGGAGGCGGCCAAGGGCCGCGGCGAGGCGCTCGACCATGTGCTGTTCGTCGGCCCCCCCGGCCTCGGCAAGACCACGCTCGCCCAGATCATGGCGCGCGAACTCGGCGTCAACTTCCGTTCGACCTCCGGCCCGGTCATTGCCAAGGCCGGCGATCTGGCCGCGCTGCTGACCAATCTCGAGGAGCGCGATGTCCTGTTCATCGACGAGATCCACCGGCTGAGCCCGGCAGTCGAGGAAATCCTCTATCCGGCAATGGAGGACTATCAGCTCGACCTGATCATCGGCGAAGGTCCTGCCGCGCGTTCGGTAAAGATCGACCTTGCCAAGTTCACGCTGGTCGCCGCCACGACGCGGCTCGGCCTGCTGACGAATCCGCTGCGCGACCGTTTCGGCATCCCGGTCAGGCTCAATTTCTATTCTATCAAGGAGCTGGAGATGATCGTGCGGCGCGGCGCGCGCATTTTGGGCATGCCGCTCGGCGACGACGGCGCGCTGGAGATCGCCCGGCGCGCGCGGGGGACGCCGCGCATCGCGGGGCGACTGTTGCGCCGGGTGCGAGATTTCGCCAGCGTCGCCGGCGCGGGCCATGTGTCCCGCAAGGTGGCCGACGAGGCACTGACCCGCCTCGAAGTCGACGCGCTCGGCCTCGACCAGCTCGACCGGCGCTATCTCTCCATGATCGCGCAGAATTTCGGCGGCGGACCGGTCGGCATCGAGACGATCGCGGCCGGGCTTTCCGAGCCGCGCGACGCCATCGAGGACATCATCGAGCCCTACCTGATCCAGCAGGGCTTCATCCAGCGCACGCCGCGCGGCCGGGTACTGACCGCCAATGCCTGGAAACATCTCGGGCTGGAAGCCCCGAAGGATCTCGCCATCCAGCAAATTAGTCTTTTTGAGGACGACTAA
- a CDS encoding AbrB/MazE/SpoVT family DNA-binding domain-containing protein has translation MGGYATLSSKGQLTIPKDVRDELALAPGDKVVWTVVDDHLVGTPKNLNFADLAGFLGDPPGGPATLEEIDAAVREAVGRHVAGDDDRNDREDAA, from the coding sequence ATGGGTGGGTATGCTACGTTATCGTCGAAAGGCCAACTCACAATTCCCAAGGACGTCCGGGATGAGTTGGCGCTTGCGCCTGGTGACAAGGTCGTCTGGACCGTGGTGGACGACCATCTCGTCGGGACGCCGAAGAACCTGAATTTTGCCGATCTTGCCGGATTTCTCGGTGATCCCCCAGGCGGACCGGCAACGCTCGAGGAAATAGATGCGGCTGTCAGGGAAGCCGTCGGGCGGCATGTTGCCGGCGACGATGATCGCAACGACCGCGAGGACGCCGCGTGA
- a CDS encoding cellulase family glycosylhydrolase, translating into MALLATTIRNFLLTLALVALLGAPASAADFSMKRGINLDIWTTWPDETKWGEEAAILPFPEWRKSLRESDLIALKDAGFDFARIPVDPSPFLSDTTLGFRDKLFASILESVRLVNQAGLKAVVDMHLFPAGDNRAVDMTAVMNDPAVFDGYVDFIRVMARTLSKEDPSLVAFELMNEPVLDCEEDGANLWPERLKRLYAAARSSATRLTLVLSGACWAGAEGLAKIDPKDFPNGNIIWTFHSYSPFLLTTQGATWAGDFIRYVTGLPYPPYAVPRAELDAALEKVRKTIEAEAPWSRRSGMLAYLDEQIALMDTEEELSAIMDEPFDTVAKWASEHDVKPENIFLGEFGMIRQEWENPFVMPAASRAAYARDMIARAEKHGFAWALWSYGGAFGIVEEFEGRKAEPDVMEMVRTLD; encoded by the coding sequence ATGGCATTATTGGCGACAACGATCAGGAACTTTCTTCTGACGCTGGCGCTGGTCGCCCTTCTGGGGGCGCCGGCGAGCGCGGCCGATTTTTCCATGAAGCGCGGCATCAACCTCGACATCTGGACGACTTGGCCCGACGAGACGAAATGGGGCGAGGAGGCTGCGATCCTGCCTTTTCCGGAATGGCGCAAAAGCCTCCGGGAGAGCGACCTCATCGCATTGAAGGATGCCGGCTTCGACTTCGCCCGCATCCCCGTCGACCCCTCGCCCTTCCTTTCCGACACGACCCTCGGGTTCCGGGACAAGCTTTTTGCCTCGATCCTGGAATCAGTCCGACTGGTCAACCAGGCCGGCCTGAAGGCGGTCGTCGACATGCATCTTTTCCCGGCCGGCGACAATCGCGCAGTCGACATGACCGCCGTCATGAACGATCCCGCAGTGTTCGACGGTTATGTCGACTTTATCCGAGTCATGGCGCGCACCCTGTCGAAGGAAGACCCTTCGCTGGTCGCCTTCGAACTGATGAACGAGCCGGTGCTCGACTGCGAAGAGGACGGCGCCAACCTCTGGCCTGAGCGCCTGAAGCGGCTCTACGCGGCGGCGCGTTCGTCCGCGACACGGCTGACGCTGGTGCTGAGCGGCGCCTGCTGGGCCGGTGCCGAAGGCCTGGCCAAGATCGACCCGAAGGACTTTCCCAACGGCAATATCATCTGGACCTTTCATTCCTATTCGCCCTTCCTGCTGACGACGCAAGGCGCCACTTGGGCCGGCGATTTCATCCGCTATGTTACCGGGCTGCCCTACCCGCCTTACGCTGTGCCCCGCGCCGAACTTGACGCCGCATTGGAAAAGGTTCGGAAAACGATCGAGGCCGAAGCGCCCTGGTCGCGCCGTAGCGGCATGCTCGCCTATCTCGACGAGCAGATCGCCTTGATGGATACCGAGGAGGAACTGTCGGCGATTATGGACGAGCCGTTCGACACGGTCGCCAAATGGGCGTCGGAACACGATGTGAAGCCGGAAAACATCTTCCTCGGCGAGTTCGGCATGATCCGCCAGGAGTGGGAGAACCCCTTCGTCATGCCAGCCGCCTCACGCGCCGCCTATGCAAGGGACATGATCGCCCGCGCCGAAAAGCATGGCTTCGCCTGGGCGCTCTGGTCCTATGGCGGGGCATTCGGCATCGTAGAGGAGTTCGAGGGACGAAAAGCCGAGCCGGATGTGATGGAGATGGTCAGGACGCTGGACTGA
- a CDS encoding type II toxin-antitoxin system VapC family toxin translates to MTQVGIDTNILLRMVLNDDPQQRAKALQFGNGLTPESPGYISLIVLVEFNWSLVSRYRQPRKQVLAAIHRLIRTRSLVFESHNAVVRALERSNNNAGIDFVDALIAEHNREQGCSHTVTFDRAAASRIPAMELLT, encoded by the coding sequence GTGACGCAGGTAGGAATCGACACCAACATTTTGCTGCGAATGGTGCTCAACGACGACCCGCAACAGCGCGCCAAGGCTCTTCAATTCGGCAATGGTTTAACGCCGGAAAGTCCAGGTTACATCAGTCTGATAGTTCTGGTTGAGTTCAACTGGTCACTCGTTTCGCGTTATCGGCAGCCAAGGAAGCAGGTGTTGGCCGCCATCCATAGGCTCATCAGGACGAGATCGCTTGTATTCGAGAGCCATAATGCCGTGGTTCGCGCCTTGGAGCGGTCGAACAACAACGCAGGTATAGATTTTGTCGACGCGCTGATCGCTGAGCATAATCGCGAACAGGGCTGCTCGCATACTGTTACATTCGACCGCGCGGCCGCTTCGAGAATCCCGGCTATGGAACTTCTCACATGA
- the ybgC gene encoding tol-pal system-associated acyl-CoA thioesterase, translating into MAEHGESDLLMAGLSGELTPSGHRLMARVYYADTDFSGVVYHARYLEFFERGRSDFLRLAGVHHTELAGGKHGERIVWVVRRMEIDFRGSARIDDILTIETRAEEISGARIFMAQQLKRGQEVLVEARVEAAIIGENGRPRRFPHEWIAAFMPGKA; encoded by the coding sequence ATGGCAGAGCATGGCGAATCGGATCTGCTGATGGCCGGCCTTTCCGGCGAACTGACGCCCTCCGGCCATCGCCTGATGGCGCGGGTCTACTATGCCGACACCGACTTTTCCGGCGTCGTCTATCACGCGCGTTATCTCGAATTCTTCGAGCGCGGCCGCTCCGATTTCCTGAGGCTTGCCGGCGTCCACCACACCGAACTTGCCGGCGGCAAGCATGGCGAAAGGATCGTCTGGGTGGTGCGGCGCATGGAGATCGATTTCCGCGGCTCCGCCCGCATTGACGACATACTGACGATCGAAACGCGGGCCGAAGAGATTTCGGGCGCGCGCATCTTCATGGCGCAGCAGCTGAAGCGCGGCCAGGAGGTGCTGGTCGAAGCGAGGGTGGAAGCCGCGATCATCGGCGAGAACGGCCGGCCAAGGCGCTTTCCGCACGAATGGATCGCGGCGTTCATGCCGGGCAAGGCCTGA
- the pal gene encoding peptidoglycan-associated lipoprotein Pal: MRRIARLTTNPVIIAMVAALAIAGCASKKTPNSAADLGLGAGAATPGSTQDFTVNVGDRIFFDTDSSAIRADAQGILARQAQWLNKYPHYAIQIEGHADERGTREYNLALGARRAAATRDYLAARGVAANRMRTISFGKEKPVAVCDDISCWSQNRRAVTALSGAGS, encoded by the coding sequence ATGCGCCGCATCGCAAGACTTACCACGAATCCCGTAATCATCGCCATGGTGGCGGCGCTGGCGATTGCCGGCTGCGCCTCCAAGAAGACGCCTAACAGCGCAGCCGATCTCGGCCTCGGCGCGGGCGCGGCGACACCCGGCTCGACGCAGGACTTCACGGTCAATGTCGGCGACCGCATCTTCTTCGACACGGATTCCTCGGCGATCCGCGCGGACGCTCAAGGGATTCTCGCCCGGCAGGCCCAGTGGCTGAACAAATACCCGCACTACGCCATCCAGATCGAAGGCCACGCCGACGAGCGCGGCACGCGTGAATACAATCTGGCGCTCGGCGCGCGCCGGGCCGCCGCGACCCGCGACTATCTCGCCGCCCGGGGCGTCGCCGCCAACCGCATGCGCACCATCTCCTTCGGCAAGGAAAAGCCGGTCGCGGTCTGCGACGACATTTCATGCTGGTCGCAGAACCGCCGCGCAGTAACCGCGCTGAGCGGCGCCGGCAGCTGA
- a CDS encoding DUF1465 family protein, with product MIIEASKGGAKTVRLAERRIFSQSFKPLYNEGMGLVEQAAEYLDGQGRAEAKKLSRLAATLYAAESMRLTTRLMQVASWLLLQRAANSGEMTRDQVASEKSKVRLDTASAHGDAAGWNELPEAFVDLVNRSLRLQALVRRMDEEIYGAGANPTATPASRRSNPVSDQITLLNTAFARG from the coding sequence ATGATAATCGAGGCTTCGAAAGGCGGCGCGAAGACTGTCAGGCTGGCGGAACGCCGGATTTTTTCGCAATCCTTCAAGCCGCTCTACAATGAGGGCATGGGGCTGGTCGAACAGGCTGCCGAATATCTCGACGGCCAAGGCCGCGCCGAAGCCAAGAAGCTGTCGCGGCTGGCGGCGACGCTCTACGCCGCCGAATCGATGCGACTCACCACCCGCCTGATGCAGGTCGCCTCGTGGCTGCTGCTGCAGCGCGCCGCCAATTCAGGCGAGATGACCCGCGACCAGGTCGCCTCGGAGAAATCCAAGGTGCGGCTCGACACCGCTTCGGCTCACGGCGACGCGGCCGGCTGGAACGAACTGCCGGAAGCCTTTGTCGACCTGGTGAACCGTTCGCTGAGACTCCAGGCGCTGGTGCGCCGGATGGACGAAGAGATCTACGGAGCCGGGGCCAACCCTACCGCCACCCCCGCCAGCCGGCGCAGCAACCCGGTCTCGGACCAGATCACGCTTCTGAACACGGCTTTCGCCCGCGGCTGA
- the tolB gene encoding Tol-Pal system beta propeller repeat protein TolB yields the protein MIGALAAGMSAAVLPAQALVEIDVNKGNVEPLPIAITDFLSAGSLGAEIAGIVAADLKRSGLFAPIDKGAFIEKISNPDAAPRFEDWKVINAQALVTGRVSEEADGRLRAEFRLWDTFASQQLTGEQFFSSKANSRRVAHIIADAIYERLTGEKGYFDTRVVFIDESGAKNQRRKRLAIMDQDGAGVRYLSDGKSIAMTPRFSPTRQEITYMSYESGEPKVYLLQIETGQRELVGNFPGMTFAPRFSPDGQKVVMSLLREDGNSNIFSMDLRSRTTTRLTNSNAIDTSPSYSPDGSKVVFTSDRGGQPQIYVMGADGSGQTRISFGGGSYSTPVWSPRGDLIAFTKQSGGQFSIGVMKTDGSGERILSTGFQQEGPTWAPNGRVIMFFKEEAGSGGPRLHSIDLTGRNEQPIPTANFASDPAWSPLLE from the coding sequence ATGATTGGCGCTCTCGCCGCCGGCATGAGCGCGGCTGTCCTGCCGGCGCAAGCGCTGGTCGAGATCGACGTCAACAAGGGCAATGTCGAACCGCTGCCGATCGCCATCACCGACTTCCTGTCGGCCGGCTCCCTGGGCGCCGAAATCGCCGGCATCGTCGCGGCGGACCTCAAGCGCTCCGGCCTGTTCGCGCCGATCGACAAGGGCGCTTTCATCGAGAAGATATCCAACCCCGACGCAGCCCCCCGCTTTGAGGACTGGAAGGTCATCAACGCCCAGGCGCTGGTCACCGGCCGCGTCAGCGAGGAGGCCGACGGCAGGCTGCGCGCCGAGTTCCGGCTGTGGGACACGTTCGCCAGCCAGCAACTCACCGGCGAGCAGTTCTTCTCCTCCAAGGCCAATTCGCGCCGCGTCGCCCACATAATCGCAGACGCCATCTATGAGCGGCTGACTGGCGAGAAGGGTTATTTCGACACCCGCGTCGTGTTCATCGATGAATCCGGCGCCAAGAACCAGCGCCGCAAGCGCCTGGCGATCATGGACCAGGACGGCGCCGGTGTGCGCTACCTGTCGGACGGCAAGTCGATCGCGATGACGCCGCGCTTCTCGCCGACCCGCCAGGAAATCACCTATATGTCCTATGAGAGCGGCGAGCCCAAGGTCTATCTCCTGCAGATCGAGACGGGGCAGCGCGAACTCGTCGGCAATTTCCCCGGCATGACATTTGCGCCGCGCTTCTCGCCCGATGGCCAGAAGGTGGTCATGAGCCTGCTGCGCGAAGACGGCAACTCCAACATTTTTTCCATGGATCTGCGCAGCCGCACGACGACGCGACTGACCAATTCCAACGCGATCGACACTTCGCCCTCATATTCGCCGGACGGCAGCAAGGTCGTCTTCACCTCTGACCGCGGCGGCCAGCCGCAGATCTATGTGATGGGGGCCGACGGCTCCGGCCAGACCCGCATCTCCTTCGGCGGCGGGAGCTACTCGACGCCGGTGTGGTCGCCGCGCGGCGACCTCATTGCATTCACCAAGCAGTCTGGCGGACAGTTCTCGATCGGCGTGATGAAGACCGACGGTTCCGGCGAGCGCATCCTGTCGACCGGCTTCCAGCAGGAAGGCCCTACCTGGGCGCCCAACGGACGCGTCATCATGTTCTTCAAGGAGGAAGCCGGTTCGGGCGGACCGCGTCTGCACTCGATCGACCTGACCGGCCGCAACGAGCAGCCTATCCCGACGGCGAACTTCGCCTCGGACCCGGCCTGGTCGCCGCTGCTCGAATAA
- a CDS encoding type II toxin-antitoxin system VapC family toxin, whose protein sequence is MATLVDTNILIDIAVRDPIWLKWSRSQLASMRRRGGVIINQIIYSEFSMRYDTIDEVDSILPEEEFLREGLPWEAAFAAARAFARYRRLGGSRERVLPDFWIGAHAAIRGYAILTRDPTGYRTYFPGVELVAPDTHP, encoded by the coding sequence GTGGCGACTCTTGTCGATACCAACATCCTGATCGACATCGCCGTTCGCGACCCGATCTGGCTGAAATGGTCGCGCTCACAATTGGCTAGCATGCGCAGACGCGGCGGCGTCATCATCAACCAGATCATCTACTCCGAGTTTTCGATGCGCTATGACACGATCGACGAAGTCGACAGCATACTTCCCGAAGAAGAGTTTCTGCGCGAGGGGCTACCCTGGGAAGCCGCCTTCGCCGCCGCAAGGGCGTTTGCGCGCTACCGCCGGCTGGGCGGCTCCCGCGAAAGGGTATTGCCGGACTTCTGGATCGGAGCGCATGCCGCCATCCGTGGCTATGCCATCCTGACACGCGATCCAACCGGATACAGAACGTATTTTCCGGGCGTGGAACTCGTTGCCCCGGATACCCATCCATGA
- the tolR gene encoding protein TolR, producing the protein MGMSAGQMGGRGSRGHRRRGRHHGLMSEINVTPFVDVMLVLLIIFMVAAPLLTVGVPIDLPETQAKALNSDTQPITVSVNQGGQIYLQETEIPLEEVVPKLEAIAQAGYEERIYVRGDRTADYGTVMKVMARISAAGYRNLGLVTLQEQDGQ; encoded by the coding sequence ATGGGAATGTCAGCGGGACAGATGGGCGGGCGCGGGTCGCGCGGCCACAGGCGGCGAGGCCGCCATCACGGCCTTATGTCGGAAATCAACGTCACGCCTTTCGTAGACGTGATGCTGGTGCTGCTCATCATCTTCATGGTGGCGGCGCCGCTCTTGACGGTCGGCGTGCCGATCGACCTGCCGGAAACGCAGGCCAAGGCTCTGAACTCGGACACGCAACCTATCACTGTTTCGGTCAACCAGGGTGGCCAGATCTACCTTCAGGAGACTGAAATTCCTCTCGAGGAAGTGGTGCCGAAACTCGAGGCGATCGCCCAGGCCGGCTATGAGGAACGCATCTATGTGCGCGGTGACAGGACCGCCGACTACGGCACGGTGATGAAGGTGATGGCCCGCATTTCGGCGGCCGGATACCGCAATCTCGGCCTTGTGACGCTACAGGAACAGGACGGCCAGTAG
- a CDS encoding AbrB/MazE/SpoVT family DNA-binding domain-containing protein, translating to MRVTSKGQVTIPRDLRETFGIHPNSEVIFGVEDGKITIVPKDDERRLADRGRLDHFLAALDRLEGTGDQTMDAQDVMALTRDR from the coding sequence ATGCGCGTGACGAGCAAGGGCCAGGTGACGATACCGCGGGATTTGCGCGAGACGTTCGGCATTCATCCCAACAGCGAGGTCATCTTCGGCGTCGAGGATGGAAAGATCACCATTGTTCCCAAGGATGACGAGCGGCGGCTGGCTGACCGTGGCCGGCTTGACCACTTCCTGGCGGCTCTGGATCGCCTTGAAGGAACCGGCGATCAGACAATGGATGCCCAAGACGTCATGGCGTTGACGCGGGACCGCTGA
- the tolQ gene encoding protein TolQ produces the protein MENLPLAEPGVQLSIWALFWQAGWVVKLVMIGLLLASIWTWAIVVDKLIAYARMRGALNRFEQIFWSGQSLEELYRTLADRKTVGMGAIFVAAMREWKKSFEKGAKSPLGLQTRIDKAMDLALTREMERLEGKLGFLATIGSAAPFIGLFGTVVGIMTSFQAIAGSKSTNLAVVAPGIAEALLATAIGLLAAIPAVIAYNKLSSDAGKIAVRMEGFADEFSAILSRQIDEKVAPKG, from the coding sequence ATGGAAAACCTACCTCTCGCCGAGCCGGGCGTGCAATTATCGATCTGGGCGCTGTTCTGGCAGGCCGGATGGGTCGTGAAGCTGGTGATGATCGGCCTGCTTCTGGCCTCGATCTGGACCTGGGCGATCGTGGTCGACAAGCTGATCGCCTATGCCCGCATGCGCGGCGCGCTGAACCGCTTCGAGCAGATATTCTGGTCCGGGCAGTCGCTGGAGGAGCTTTACCGGACGCTCGCCGACCGCAAGACGGTTGGCATGGGCGCGATCTTCGTGGCGGCGATGCGCGAATGGAAGAAGAGTTTCGAGAAGGGCGCGAAATCGCCGCTCGGTCTGCAGACCCGCATCGACAAGGCGATGGATTTGGCGCTGACGCGCGAAATGGAGCGGCTCGAGGGCAAGCTCGGCTTCCTCGCCACCATTGGTTCGGCGGCGCCTTTCATCGGCCTGTTCGGCACGGTTGTCGGCATCATGACCTCATTCCAGGCCATCGCCGGCTCGAAGTCGACCAATCTGGCGGTCGTCGCGCCCGGCATCGCCGAGGCGCTGCTCGCCACCGCGATCGGCCTGCTCGCCGCCATCCCTGCCGTCATCGCCTACAACAAATTGTCGTCAGACGCCGGCAAGATCGCGGTCAGGATGGAAGGCTTCGCCGACGAGTTCTCCGCCATACTCTCGCGCCAAATTGATGAAAAAGTAGCCCCCAAGGGCTGA